In a genomic window of Oncorhynchus masou masou isolate Uvic2021 unplaced genomic scaffold, UVic_Omas_1.1 unplaced_scaffold_4861, whole genome shotgun sequence:
- the LOC135535371 gene encoding uncharacterized protein LOC135535371 — MISNFRYCASWLEFGGLTSSMSKNRDTVVTVGFGQGSKVDSVPMGSRMTHIPEALTGQRGPGKPQSSGPRHGRLMHQSTLSLGDPQGSGTSYTTTHTQSYCGREADGQPLVFFLRDPAYPSQHTSQLDLSHTSTSQLQTHSRDIHNPKDIIPFNVLHRLGQSNWSRNREGVAMREVTNPKEPTPYWTTYRSEHRSPSPSPSPHDPTGRPTLWHQHDILTGNTHCFLLTFSHVNPQ; from the exons ATGATTTCGAACTTCCGATATTGTGCTTCTTGGCTTGAGTTTGG GGGACTGACCAGCAGTATGTCTAAGAACCGGGACACTGTGGTGACAGTGGGCTTCGGCCAGGGGAGCAAGGTGGATAGTGTGCCCATGGGCAGCCGGATGACCCACATCCCAGAGGCCTTGACTGGGCAGCGGGGTCCAGGCAAACCCCAGTCTTCAGGCCCGAGGCATGGACGTCTGATGCACCAGAGCACCCTGTCACTAGGGGACCCACAGGGATCTGGGACCAgctacacaaccacacacactcag AGTTACTGTGGGCGGGAGGCCGATGGCCAACCTCTGGTCTTCTTTCTCCGAGATCCCGCCTACCCCTCCCAGCACACCAGTCAGCTGGACCTGAGTCACACATCCACCAGccaattacagacacacagcagagacatccATAACCCCAAAGACATCATCCCG ttcaaTGTTCTTCATAGGCTGGGTCAGAGTAATTGGTCTCGTAATCGCGAGGGCGTGGCCATGAGAGAGGTGACCAATCCCAAGGAGCCCACCCCCTACTGGACGACCTATCGCAGTGAGCACAGGAGTCCTAGCCCCTCTCCCTCACCACACGACCCCACTGGTAGACCCACACTGTGGCATCAACATGATATACTGACAGGTAATACACACTGTTTCCTTCTGACATTTTCTCATGTAAACCCACA gTGA